In the Pseudanabaena sp. PCC 7367 genome, one interval contains:
- a CDS encoding chemotaxis protein CheW, whose protein sequence is METSSSLSSSASSPASSLGNKLQELLPSLFESTQMTGDAYLRFELTPGRSSLFSMEDVQESLLVPAENITLLPNMSAAVIGLMSSRDHVFCVVDLLQLVGLSPLSSYSRQYHVIVLRVSPSRLNPADKAKELLLGVAVTKIQGIARAVSDQVRSPEADFAPSLTPFLRGCVVAKDQELLILDTGAIVKQALVTHN, encoded by the coding sequence ATGGAAACCTCTTCTTCTTTATCATCGTCTGCTTCTTCGCCTGCTTCTTCGCTTGGTAATAAGCTGCAAGAATTGCTACCCAGTTTATTTGAATCCACCCAAATGACTGGGGATGCTTATTTGCGCTTTGAGCTAACCCCAGGCAGGTCTAGTTTGTTCTCAATGGAAGATGTCCAAGAATCTTTGTTGGTGCCGGCGGAGAATATTACGCTGTTGCCGAATATGTCAGCAGCAGTAATTGGTTTAATGAGTTCGCGGGATCACGTCTTTTGTGTGGTTGATTTACTGCAGCTAGTGGGGCTATCGCCGCTGTCTAGCTATTCCCGTCAATATCATGTGATTGTGTTGCGCGTTTCGCCATCACGTTTAAATCCTGCGGACAAGGCCAAAGAATTGTTATTGGGGGTGGCGGTAACTAAAATTCAAGGGATTGCCCGTGCCGTATCAGATCAGGTGCGATCGCCGGAAGCTGATTTTGCGCCTAGCCTGACTCCTTTCCTACGCGGCTGCGTGGTGGCAAAAGACCAGGAATTATTGATTTTAGATACTGGGGCGATCGTCAAGCAAGCCCTGGTCACCCATAACTAG
- a CDS encoding HU family DNA-binding protein has translation MNKSDLIRIVAARTKLSEADVKQVINGTITTMLETIARNEHVTLTGFGTFEPTETIQRQGRNPKTGEVLIIDSSKSIEFKPGKKLLEVLS, from the coding sequence ATGAATAAAAGTGACTTAATCAGGATTGTGGCGGCCAGAACCAAGCTAAGCGAGGCAGATGTTAAGCAGGTGATCAATGGCACCATAACAACGATGCTGGAAACGATCGCCAGGAATGAACACGTTACCCTCACTGGATTTGGCACCTTTGAACCCACCGAAACAATTCAAAGACAAGGCCGGAATCCTAAAACAGGAGAGGTGCTGATTATTGATTCAAGTAAATCGATCGAGTTTAAGCCTGGTAAAAAACTGCTCGAAGTTCTCTCTTAA
- a CDS encoding superoxide dismutase, with the protein MKRRDFLTWLGVGVGTLAIANDFLLSPQAAKAMGLTGSLDHLLAQADTPDDPFTLPPLPYDYNALEPHIDVRTMQIHHDRHHAGYVRNLNKAIATYPDLAGMSAEDMLRDLTQVPEPIRTTVRNNAGGHVNHSMFWEIMSPNGGGTPTGAIAAMIAATFGNFENLQTAFNQAGASRFGSGWAWLVLDKQGNLKVTSTANQDSPLLEGLFPIMGNDVWEHAYYLNYQNRRGDYLKAWWNLVNWEEVNNRFLNAMV; encoded by the coding sequence ATGAAGCGCAGAGATTTCTTGACCTGGTTGGGTGTGGGTGTGGGCACACTTGCGATCGCCAATGATTTTTTACTCAGCCCCCAAGCCGCTAAAGCAATGGGGCTAACTGGTAGTCTCGATCATTTATTAGCCCAGGCAGATACTCCTGATGACCCGTTTACGCTGCCGCCATTGCCCTATGACTACAATGCCCTAGAGCCCCACATTGATGTCCGCACGATGCAAATTCACCACGACAGGCACCATGCCGGGTATGTAAGAAACCTGAACAAGGCGATCGCCACCTATCCCGATTTAGCAGGCATGAGCGCCGAGGATATGCTGAGGGATCTAACTCAAGTACCAGAGCCAATCCGCACCACAGTCAGGAATAATGCTGGCGGCCATGTCAACCACAGTATGTTCTGGGAAATCATGAGCCCGAATGGTGGTGGTACCCCCACAGGAGCGATCGCGGCAATGATTGCGGCTACCTTTGGCAATTTTGAAAATCTACAAACTGCCTTCAATCAGGCTGGGGCTTCCCGCTTTGGCAGTGGCTGGGCATGGCTAGTGCTGGATAAGCAAGGCAACCTCAAGGTAACCAGTACCGCCAATCAAGATAGCCCCCTGCTGGAAGGCCTGTTTCCAATCATGGGCAATGATGTGTGGGAACATGCCTACTACTTGAACTACCAGAACCGTCGTGGTGACTATCTCAAAGCCTGGTGGAACCTGGTCAACTGGGAAGAGGTGAATAATCGCTTCTTGAATGCAATGGTCTAG
- the gloB gene encoding hydroxyacylglutathione hydrolase encodes MDIYRLPVLNDNYLFVLHDRPTNQVAVVDPAVAEPVLAKLNELNANLVAIFNTHHHYDHIGANRTLKQKFPDLVIYGGELDQGRIPGQQVFLKDGDRVQFGSETAEVFFVPGHTRAHIAYYFPESGNLFCGDTLFAGGCGRLFEGTPAQMMHSLARLRQLPEATRVWCAHEYTLNNLQFAVTVDRNNKALMQRLSAAKEARAKGEATIPTTIGIEKQTNPFLRWDQPALQEAAKIQDPVRVFARIRGKKDLF; translated from the coding sequence ATGGACATTTACCGCCTCCCCGTCTTAAACGATAATTATTTATTTGTGTTACACGATCGCCCTACTAATCAAGTAGCAGTGGTCGATCCAGCCGTAGCTGAGCCGGTTTTAGCCAAGCTGAATGAATTAAATGCAAACCTGGTAGCGATCTTCAATACCCATCACCATTACGATCACATCGGCGCGAATCGCACTCTAAAGCAAAAATTCCCTGATTTAGTTATTTATGGTGGCGAGCTGGATCAAGGCAGGATTCCTGGCCAGCAGGTGTTTTTAAAAGATGGCGATCGGGTGCAGTTTGGTTCCGAAACCGCCGAGGTGTTTTTTGTACCGGGGCATACTCGCGCCCACATTGCCTATTATTTCCCAGAGTCAGGTAATTTATTCTGTGGTGATACCCTGTTTGCTGGTGGTTGCGGACGCTTATTTGAAGGAACACCCGCCCAGATGATGCATTCTCTGGCACGATTGCGGCAACTACCCGAAGCTACCAGGGTTTGGTGTGCCCATGAATATACCTTGAATAATTTGCAATTTGCAGTCACAGTCGATCGCAATAATAAGGCCCTGATGCAGCGGCTCTCGGCGGCGAAAGAAGCACGAGCTAAAGGCGAAGCCACAATCCCCACCACGATCGGTATAGAAAAGCAGACTAATCCTTTTCTGAGATGGGATCAGCCCGCCCTGCAAGAAGCTGCCAAAATTCAAGATCCAGTGCGGGTATTTGCCAGAATCAGGGGCAAAAAGGATCTGTTTTAG
- a CDS encoding DUF4926 domain-containing protein: protein MKIPSDAIISEEKLTSYHTHSKTEKMMMELELYQDVVLSHDLPEYNLKNGDVAMLIDHVKHPSGGQDGYILEVFNAVGDSIAVVTVPRSYVEHPPTNAVLSVRPISA, encoded by the coding sequence ATGAAGATACCCTCTGATGCAATTATTTCTGAGGAAAAACTAACAAGTTATCACACTCATTCCAAAACAGAAAAAATGATGATGGAACTTGAACTATATCAAGATGTTGTTCTCAGCCATGATTTACCAGAATATAACCTTAAAAATGGTGATGTGGCGATGTTGATCGACCATGTGAAACATCCTAGCGGTGGTCAAGATGGTTATATCTTAGAAGTATTTAATGCAGTGGGTGATTCGATCGCAGTTGTAACTGTGCCGAGGTCATATGTTGAGCACCCCCCCACCAATGCGGTTTTATCAGTTCGCCCAATCTCAGCATAA
- a CDS encoding bifunctional heptose 7-phosphate kinase/heptose 1-phosphate adenyltransferase, whose translation MLNSNFYDALAADAPNLNNLIDRFDRPRILVVGDLTLDEFLTGQVERISREAPVLIIRHEETVQVPGGGANAVYNLAKLGAKVSAVGLIGDDDQGKALRRIFTEAGIDTSGVIIDRDRPTVTKTRISGHARQSVTQQIVRIDRKSDQIPSPSIQAQLAEFITAKLPEVDAVVCSDYGEGVMMPIVIAAALQHQLTIVDAQKALDRYQGATIFTPNLPEAELAAGFAIDDGGKALDRAAAKLLALTAAKYILITRGEDGMSLFNSDRPDRPELQKLTRADVPAFNRTQVFDVTGAGDTVVSALTLALANGSSFWQATVLGNLAASIVVRQFGTTTTSAQEMHEALQNILEVE comes from the coding sequence ATGCTGAATAGCAACTTTTACGATGCCTTAGCCGCCGATGCACCTAATTTGAATAATTTGATCGATCGCTTCGATCGGCCACGTATTCTGGTGGTGGGCGACCTCACCCTAGATGAATTCCTAACTGGGCAGGTGGAGCGCATCTCCCGCGAAGCCCCAGTGCTGATCATTCGCCATGAAGAAACGGTGCAGGTTCCAGGTGGTGGCGCGAATGCGGTTTATAATTTGGCCAAGTTGGGTGCGAAGGTAAGTGCAGTGGGTTTGATCGGTGATGATGATCAGGGTAAGGCATTGCGGCGCATTTTCACTGAGGCAGGTATCGATACCAGTGGTGTAATCATCGACCGCGATCGCCCTACGGTTACTAAAACCCGCATTTCTGGCCATGCTCGTCAATCGGTGACCCAGCAAATTGTCAGGATCGATCGCAAGTCTGACCAGATTCCCAGCCCATCAATCCAGGCGCAACTGGCTGAATTTATTACTGCTAAATTGCCAGAAGTAGATGCGGTGGTTTGCTCTGACTATGGTGAAGGGGTGATGATGCCGATCGTGATTGCGGCGGCCTTGCAACACCAGTTAACGATCGTCGATGCCCAGAAAGCACTCGATCGCTATCAAGGGGCAACTATTTTTACGCCAAACTTACCGGAAGCAGAATTAGCGGCAGGATTTGCGATCGATGATGGTGGCAAAGCACTCGATCGGGCAGCAGCAAAACTACTAGCGCTAACCGCTGCCAAATATATCTTAATTACCAGGGGCGAAGATGGCATGAGTTTGTTTAATAGCGATCGCCCAGATCGCCCAGAGTTGCAGAAACTCACCCGCGCAGATGTACCCGCCTTCAATCGCACCCAGGTATTTGATGTCACTGGTGCAGGGGATACGGTGGTATCAGCCCTAACTCTGGCGTTGGCAAATGGTAGTAGTTTCTGGCAAGCGACAGTGTTGGGTAATCTGGCGGCCAGCATTGTAGTACGTCAATTTGGTACTACTACCACCTCTGCTCAAGAAATGCACGAAGCATTGCAAAATATTCTAGAGGTTGAGTAG
- the rimM gene encoding ribosome maturation factor RimM (Essential for efficient processing of 16S rRNA): protein MTDISTQPDRSANASNHMPNDHEWLEIGKIVAAQGIKGQLRVLSDSDFPERFTKPGQRWLRRSPQSTPEPIELKNGRAIPGKTNMYIITLVGVENRDQAEALRGSLLLVAAGDRPKLAEGEFHIDDLIGCEVFLQATGALIGKVQSLFVAGNDLLEVKAIASSKTVLVPLVEAIVPVVDTKAKRIEITPPDGLIDELLERKV, encoded by the coding sequence GTGACTGATATTTCAACTCAACCCGATCGCTCTGCGAATGCCTCTAATCATATGCCCAACGATCACGAGTGGCTGGAGATCGGTAAGATTGTGGCTGCCCAGGGTATAAAAGGGCAGTTGCGGGTGCTTTCTGATTCAGACTTCCCAGAACGATTCACCAAGCCAGGACAACGGTGGTTGCGTCGATCGCCCCAATCAACCCCAGAGCCGATCGAACTGAAAAATGGCCGTGCCATCCCTGGCAAAACCAATATGTATATCATTACCCTGGTGGGAGTGGAGAACCGCGATCAGGCGGAGGCGCTGCGAGGTAGCTTGTTGCTGGTGGCGGCAGGCGATCGCCCCAAGTTAGCTGAAGGCGAATTTCACATTGATGATCTAATTGGTTGTGAGGTGTTTTTGCAAGCGACTGGAGCATTAATCGGCAAGGTGCAAAGCCTGTTTGTGGCGGGGAATGATTTATTAGAGGTAAAAGCGATCGCTAGCAGTAAAACAGTGCTGGTTCCATTGGTAGAGGCGATTGTACCAGTAGTCGATACTAAGGCTAAACGAATTGAGATCACGCCGCCGGATGGGTTGATTGATGAACTCTTAGAGAGAAAAGTATAG
- the gndA gene encoding NADP-dependent phosphogluconate dehydrogenase, translated as MSKQSFGLIGLAVMGENLALNVERNGFPIAVYNRSREKTDNFMANRAAGKNVKPTYSVAELCESLETPRKILLMVKAGKPVDAVINELKPHLDPGDIIIDGGNSLYEDTDRRSEELEKENLRFIGMGVSGGEEGALNGPSMMPGGQKEAYAFIEPIVTKIAAQVDDGPCVTYIGPRSAGHYVKMVHNGIEYGDMQLIAEAYDLMRNGLDMGAAELHETFKAWNQTPELESFLVEITADIFTKMDDDGAPLVNKIMDAAGQKGTGRWTVVNSLEIGVAIPTIAAAVTARVMSSYKEERVAASKILKTSSNGKYTGGDRQEFINAVRDALYCSKICSYAQGMALLGKASQEFGYELDLGETARIWKGGCIIRASFLNKIKKAFDRNPNLTNLLVDEDFTQTILSKEQAWRKVIMAAAEMGVPVPAFSASLDYFDSYRQANLPQNLTQAQRDYFGAHTYQRVDQEGTFHTEWMK; from the coding sequence ATGTCTAAGCAAAGCTTTGGTCTAATTGGTTTAGCCGTGATGGGTGAAAACCTGGCGCTAAACGTCGAGCGCAATGGTTTCCCGATCGCAGTCTACAACCGCTCCCGCGAGAAAACCGATAATTTTATGGCAAACCGGGCGGCAGGTAAAAACGTCAAGCCCACCTATAGCGTTGCCGAACTGTGTGAATCCCTGGAAACGCCCCGCAAGATCCTGCTGATGGTCAAGGCGGGTAAGCCAGTCGATGCCGTGATTAATGAGCTTAAGCCCCACCTCGATCCCGGTGACATTATTATTGATGGCGGCAACTCTCTCTATGAAGACACCGATCGCCGCAGCGAAGAGTTAGAAAAGGAAAACCTCCGCTTTATTGGCATGGGTGTCAGTGGTGGTGAAGAAGGCGCACTCAATGGCCCTAGCATGATGCCCGGTGGTCAGAAAGAGGCTTACGCATTTATTGAGCCGATCGTCACCAAGATCGCCGCCCAGGTAGACGATGGCCCCTGCGTTACCTACATTGGCCCCCGCAGTGCTGGCCACTACGTCAAAATGGTTCACAACGGGATCGAATACGGTGATATGCAATTGATCGCCGAAGCCTATGACTTGATGCGCAATGGCCTGGACATGGGCGCAGCCGAGTTGCATGAAACCTTCAAGGCTTGGAATCAAACCCCTGAGCTAGAATCGTTTTTGGTCGAAATTACCGCCGACATCTTCACCAAAATGGATGATGATGGCGCACCATTGGTGAATAAGATCATGGATGCGGCTGGCCAAAAGGGTACTGGTCGCTGGACGGTGGTTAATTCGCTGGAAATTGGTGTGGCGATCCCCACGATCGCGGCGGCGGTTACGGCACGGGTAATGTCTTCTTATAAAGAAGAACGGGTTGCAGCCTCCAAAATCCTCAAGACCAGTTCCAATGGTAAATATACCGGTGGCGATCGCCAGGAATTTATCAATGCGGTGCGCGATGCGCTCTATTGCTCTAAGATCTGTTCCTATGCCCAGGGGATGGCTTTGCTAGGCAAGGCTTCTCAGGAGTTTGGCTATGAATTGGATCTCGGCGAAACTGCCCGGATCTGGAAGGGTGGTTGCATCATTCGCGCTAGTTTCTTGAATAAGATCAAGAAGGCGTTCGATCGTAACCCCAATCTAACCAACCTGTTAGTGGATGAAGACTTTACCCAAACAATTCTGAGTAAAGAGCAGGCGTGGCGGAAGGTAATCATGGCGGCGGCGGAAATGGGCGTGCCAGTTCCCGCGTTCAGTGCTTCGCTTGATTACTTCGATAGCTATCGCCAGGCCAATCTGCCCCAGAACCTGACCCAGGCACAGCGCGATTACTTTGGCGCTCACACCTACCAGCGGGTTGATCAGGAAGGTACTTTCCACACTGAATGGATGAAGTAG
- a CDS encoding response regulator has product MLQEPKPIPVLQKSNPTPGLQESNPIQMLQKINPIQQLAEISSSHASGRLDVASGLVSWRIYIQDGDLKYVECSVQSLSQLNYHLCRQGWNDAHKALKQMPKSELGADAIATGLYWLLENQHLALDQAAEILKNTTQNSLESYLWLTEGSTSWSEQMELPEWVTAIMGNSMTMDLGDLVKTLQKKIRTWQKSAPAIDSPYVRPYILDYRNISKVVPNGTLSDAALKKLSQVMRGFSIRQLSLLLKQDELHVAQMLSPYIQKRVIYLRNPQQPFDQLPRIPRPMRSNPPKPVKAKHTEVYKIVCIDDSPTILSEIKRFLTDQRFQVTAVNDPIEASSIIFRIKPDLILLDISMPKINGYRLCGLLRSSSMFDNTPIIMVTGNTGFLDKARAKLAGATDYLTKPFTSEGLNAFVYKYLKVT; this is encoded by the coding sequence ATGTTGCAAGAGCCCAAACCAATCCCGGTGTTACAAAAATCTAATCCAACCCCAGGGTTGCAAGAATCTAATCCAATCCAGATGTTGCAAAAAATCAACCCAATCCAGCAATTAGCAGAGATATCTAGCTCCCATGCCAGTGGTCGTTTGGATGTTGCCAGTGGCTTGGTTTCTTGGCGTATTTATATCCAAGATGGCGATCTCAAATATGTAGAATGTTCCGTTCAATCACTGTCGCAGCTAAATTACCATCTTTGTCGCCAGGGTTGGAATGATGCACATAAAGCGCTTAAGCAAATGCCTAAAAGTGAGTTAGGCGCGGATGCGATCGCTACAGGGCTGTATTGGCTCTTGGAAAATCAGCATCTTGCCCTTGACCAGGCAGCAGAGATTCTCAAAAATACGACTCAAAATAGCCTGGAGTCATATTTGTGGCTCACCGAAGGTTCGACATCTTGGTCTGAGCAAATGGAGCTGCCGGAATGGGTTACCGCGATCATGGGCAATAGTATGACCATGGACCTGGGCGATCTGGTTAAAACTTTGCAAAAGAAAATTAGAACCTGGCAAAAGAGTGCACCAGCGATCGATTCACCCTATGTCCGCCCCTATATTCTTGATTATCGCAATATTAGTAAGGTTGTTCCCAACGGCACCCTCTCTGATGCAGCGCTCAAAAAGCTGTCGCAGGTGATGCGAGGATTTAGTATTCGCCAACTTTCACTCTTATTAAAACAAGATGAATTACATGTGGCGCAAATGTTGTCGCCCTATATTCAAAAAAGGGTGATCTATTTGCGCAATCCACAGCAACCTTTTGATCAACTGCCCAGAATTCCGAGACCAATGCGGAGCAATCCACCCAAGCCAGTTAAGGCCAAACATACTGAAGTCTATAAAATTGTTTGTATTGATGACAGTCCCACGATCTTGAGCGAGATCAAAAGATTTTTAACCGATCAGCGATTCCAGGTAACGGCAGTGAATGATCCGATCGAAGCCTCATCGATTATTTTCCGGATCAAACCAGATTTGATTTTACTGGATATTTCCATGCCCAAAATCAATGGATATCGGCTTTGCGGGTTGTTGCGCAGTAGCTCAATGTTTGATAATACCCCAATCATCATGGTAACTGGGAATACTGGCTTTTTGGATAAGGCCAGGGCAAAGCTGGCGGGGGCAACGGACTATTTAACTAAGCCGTTTACAAGTGAAGGGCTGAATGCCTTTGTCTATAAATATTTAAAAGTTACCTAA
- a CDS encoding serine/threonine-protein kinase has translation MSELLDHRYRVVRVLGAGGFGETFLAEDTKMPSRRLCVIKQLKQMTHNPEVYQIAKDRFYREAVVLEELGDASDRIPKLYGHFEEGERFYLVQEWIEGQTLQQKIEAEGTISETETRQILVSILQALALVHDRGIIHRDLKPENIIIRDRDRQTVLIDFGAVKEIIGAAGTALNTNNNSVSIVIGTPGYMPSEQAAGRPFFASDVYSLGLTAIYMLTGRQPAQLDHDPRTDEIEWRSLCPHISGELAHVIDKASRFHPRDRYGNASEMLRAMQTPSQPVAVTINMSAPNPPNTPIPIAAPDPANPSNLPTVQAAPPASYAPTTMARPSRRDPEQSDRRSTVDAFIVIGLVLACIAGVVGIGYYVVDAIANRTIDPNLPITPTPTTPPVDPLATDPDGFTEPDEFYFLADSAYRDAENAQRRFEQLRSQGYENAGTFWVPDYANLNGVEYIQVYVDRYDEVGDRGDCRNLLATHGQTIEDAYCALASKNADADIERILASEVLPKPDPTAAVDPQDAVRDYYDLINIREYDLAQDRLSKDFKEGALYGNEEQFLGWWNSVDRVVVTGTRTTRQSPKKATVETQLIYYMKDGSNSPESLRIKLVWDKKMEWWLFDQTERF, from the coding sequence ATGTCTGAGCTTCTAGACCACCGTTATCGAGTTGTACGCGTATTGGGTGCTGGCGGTTTTGGTGAGACGTTTTTGGCCGAAGACACCAAAATGCCGTCGCGGCGGCTGTGCGTGATCAAACAACTCAAACAAATGACCCACAATCCTGAGGTCTATCAGATCGCCAAGGATCGGTTTTATCGTGAGGCGGTGGTGCTGGAAGAATTGGGCGACGCTAGCGATCGCATTCCCAAGCTTTATGGCCATTTCGAGGAAGGTGAGCGGTTTTATCTGGTGCAGGAATGGATCGAAGGGCAAACTCTGCAACAAAAAATTGAGGCAGAGGGCACGATCAGTGAGACTGAAACCAGGCAAATTTTAGTTAGTATTTTGCAAGCCCTGGCGCTGGTGCATGATCGGGGGATTATTCATCGGGATCTCAAGCCAGAAAATATTATTATCCGCGATCGAGATCGGCAAACCGTTCTAATTGACTTTGGTGCGGTGAAGGAAATTATTGGTGCAGCCGGTACGGCATTAAATACAAACAACAACAGTGTTTCGATCGTAATTGGTACTCCCGGCTACATGCCCTCAGAACAGGCGGCAGGCAGGCCATTTTTCGCCAGTGATGTCTATAGCCTCGGCCTAACCGCGATCTATATGCTCACTGGTAGGCAACCCGCCCAACTTGATCACGATCCGCGCACCGATGAAATTGAATGGCGATCGCTCTGTCCCCACATCAGCGGTGAGCTAGCCCACGTGATCGACAAGGCCAGTCGGTTTCACCCCCGCGATCGCTACGGCAATGCGAGCGAAATGCTCAGGGCAATGCAAACGCCCAGCCAGCCAGTGGCAGTGACAATTAACATGTCTGCCCCCAACCCACCTAATACGCCAATCCCAATTGCTGCCCCTGATCCTGCTAATCCATCTAACCTGCCCACCGTTCAGGCTGCCCCACCCGCATCCTACGCACCCACCACGATGGCTCGCCCCAGTCGCCGCGATCCGGAACAAAGCGATCGCCGCAGTACCGTTGATGCGTTTATTGTGATTGGTTTAGTATTGGCTTGTATCGCAGGTGTGGTGGGAATTGGCTATTATGTGGTCGATGCGATCGCCAATCGCACCATTGACCCAAATCTACCCATTACTCCCACCCCAACCACCCCACCCGTTGATCCCCTGGCTACCGATCCAGATGGGTTTACGGAACCTGATGAATTTTATTTTCTGGCGGATTCAGCTTATCGGGATGCGGAAAATGCTCAGCGGCGGTTTGAACAATTGCGATCGCAGGGCTATGAAAATGCAGGCACGTTCTGGGTGCCGGATTATGCCAATTTGAATGGGGTGGAATATATTCAGGTCTATGTCGATCGCTACGATGAAGTGGGCGATCGGGGCGATTGCCGTAATTTGCTAGCTACTCATGGTCAGACGATCGAAGATGCCTATTGTGCCTTGGCGAGTAAGAATGCGGATGCAGATATTGAGCGAATTTTGGCCAGCGAAGTATTGCCCAAACCTGACCCCACCGCTGCAGTTGATCCCCAGGACGCAGTACGCGACTATTATGATCTAATTAATATCCGCGAGTATGACCTAGCCCAAGATCGACTTTCTAAAGACTTCAAGGAAGGGGCACTCTATGGCAACGAGGAACAGTTTTTGGGTTGGTGGAATTCGGTCGATCGAGTGGTGGTGACTGGTACACGCACGACGCGCCAGAGCCCGAAGAAGGCCACTGTAGAAACGCAGTTAATTTATTATATGAAGGATGGCAGCAACTCGCCGGAGTCGTTACGGATTAAGCTGGTTTGGGATAAGAAGATGGAGTGGTGGCTGTTTGATCAAACGGAACGGTTTTAG
- a CDS encoding response regulator, protein MSKILVVDDMKSELDLLCEYLKKAGHTIISATNGAEALEKAKRDKPDAIVTDWMMPKMGGLDLCRHLKKNPETADIPLVACTAKNRDVDKMWAMRQGVKAYVTKPCSQEELISALKLAME, encoded by the coding sequence ATGAGCAAAATTCTAGTAGTAGACGACATGAAGTCAGAATTAGATCTGCTTTGTGAATATTTGAAAAAAGCCGGTCATACGATTATTTCTGCTACAAACGGTGCTGAAGCGCTGGAAAAGGCCAAGCGTGATAAACCAGATGCGATCGTCACCGATTGGATGATGCCGAAGATGGGCGGGTTAGATCTTTGTCGCCATCTCAAAAAGAACCCAGAAACCGCAGATATTCCTTTGGTTGCTTGTACGGCCAAGAATCGGGATGTGGACAAAATGTGGGCAATGCGGCAAGGGGTCAAAGCCTATGTTACGAAGCCATGCTCTCAAGAAGAACTAATTAGTGCACTGAAGTTAGCAATGGAGTAG